One genomic region from Haloterrigena gelatinilytica encodes:
- the arcD gene encoding arginine/ornithine antiporter ArcD: MALDFTPTTVEDLDPERRPSVALAFVPVLAVVLFLGVGSAVLGLDPHVPLLWSIVFTGAFGYYLGYSWEDLYEGVANSLLMGLQALLIIFTIYALIATWVDAGTIPAMMYYGLELLSPSVFLPVAAVLAAIVAFSIGSSWTTVGTLGVAFVGIGEGLGVPAAMTVGAVLSGAYAGDKQSPLSDTTNLAAGVTNTPLYDHIRRMRTGTVIAFGMAVAVFAVLGLQASGSVPTGRVAEIQTALAGAYSVTPLAFVPLVVTFGLALRGYPALPTLVGGTIAGVLTSVLLQGTGFVPAWEIFMGGTAPETGSDLVNDLLATGGLTGSAWTITVVVAALVLGGLLERTGVLAVLAHRLSQGVRSSGSLIAGTGVSAIAINALTAQQYMSIVLPGMTLRNLYEEFGLDSDELSRAVEAAGTPTGALLPWHAGGVFMASATGVATLEYAPFYLFGFLSPLVLFAMALTGFGVPTTRRTDRIQTAD, translated from the coding sequence ATGGCACTCGATTTCACTCCGACGACGGTCGAGGACCTCGATCCGGAGCGACGGCCCTCCGTCGCGCTCGCGTTCGTCCCGGTGTTGGCCGTCGTCCTCTTCCTCGGCGTGGGATCCGCCGTACTCGGGCTGGACCCTCACGTCCCCCTGCTGTGGAGTATCGTCTTCACGGGCGCCTTCGGGTATTACCTGGGCTACTCGTGGGAGGACCTCTACGAGGGCGTCGCTAACAGCCTCCTGATGGGACTGCAGGCGCTGTTGATCATCTTCACGATCTACGCGCTGATCGCGACCTGGGTCGACGCCGGGACGATTCCGGCGATGATGTACTACGGCCTCGAGTTGCTCTCGCCGTCGGTGTTTCTGCCCGTCGCCGCGGTGCTGGCCGCGATCGTCGCGTTCTCGATCGGGTCCTCGTGGACGACGGTCGGGACGCTGGGCGTCGCCTTCGTCGGCATCGGCGAGGGGCTTGGCGTGCCCGCGGCGATGACCGTCGGCGCGGTCCTCTCGGGGGCCTACGCCGGCGACAAGCAGTCGCCGCTGTCGGACACGACGAACCTCGCGGCCGGCGTGACGAACACGCCGCTGTACGACCACATTCGCCGGATGCGAACCGGGACGGTCATCGCCTTCGGGATGGCCGTCGCGGTCTTCGCCGTCCTCGGCCTGCAGGCCAGCGGGAGCGTCCCGACCGGCCGCGTCGCCGAGATACAGACCGCGCTGGCCGGGGCCTACTCCGTCACGCCGCTGGCGTTCGTCCCGCTCGTGGTCACCTTCGGGCTCGCGTTGCGGGGCTACCCGGCCCTGCCGACGCTCGTCGGCGGGACCATCGCGGGCGTCCTCACGTCGGTCCTCCTCCAGGGGACGGGCTTCGTCCCCGCGTGGGAGATCTTCATGGGCGGCACCGCCCCCGAAACGGGGTCGGATCTGGTCAACGACTTGCTCGCGACCGGCGGGCTCACCGGTTCGGCCTGGACGATCACGGTGGTCGTTGCCGCGCTCGTGCTCGGCGGTCTGCTCGAGCGGACCGGCGTGCTCGCGGTGCTCGCCCACCGGCTCTCGCAGGGCGTTCGGAGTTCCGGCAGCCTGATCGCCGGCACCGGCGTCTCCGCGATCGCGATCAACGCGCTGACGGCCCAACAGTACATGAGCATCGTCCTTCCCGGGATGACGCTGCGGAACCTCTACGAGGAGTTCGGACTGGACAGCGACGAACTCTCGCGGGCCGTCGAGGCCGCCGGGACGCCGACCGGCGCGCTCCTTCCGTGGCACGCCGGCGGCGTCTTTATGGCCTCCGCGACCGGCGTCGCGACCCTCGAATACGCGCCGTTCTACCTGTTCGGGTTCCTGTCGCCGCTCGTGTTGTTCGCGATGGCCCTGACCGGATTCGGCGTGCCGACGACCCGCCGAACCGATCGTATCCAGACCGCCGACTGA